The proteins below come from a single Elgaria multicarinata webbii isolate HBS135686 ecotype San Diego chromosome 11, rElgMul1.1.pri, whole genome shotgun sequence genomic window:
- the LOC134405421 gene encoding olfactory receptor 14I1-like codes for MDNQTSVSVFLLLEFSKVRELQIIHFILFLILYLATVTGNLLIIAAIAFDHHLHTPMYFFLMNLAMQDIGSVSVTIPKAAINSLMNIRYISYSGCVTQVLLFVLFVGSDIALLTVMAYDRYVAICNPLQYTMVMNKGACTQMVGGVWIAGLLNAVLHTGGTFANTFCSYVVEQFFCETPQLLKIACSDLQHIEIGFVMLNIIIGIGCFIFIIVSYTQIFTAVMKIPSIQGRKKAFSTCLPHLIVFSMFFVSLCFAYLRPTPSTASDLDLLFTIIYSILPSMLNPLIYSMRNKDIKVSLSRLFTSEIII; via the coding sequence ATGGACAACCAAACTTCAGTCTCTGTGTTTCTTCTCTTGGAATTCTCAAAGGTTCGGGAACTGCAGATCATACACTTCATCTTATTCCTGATATTGTACTTAGCAACGGTAACAGGGAatcttctcatcattgctgccataGCTTTTGATCACCACCTTCACACACCCATGTACTTCTTTCTGATGAACTTGGCCATGCAGGACATAGGTTCAGTTTCAGTAACTATCCCCAAAGCTGCAATCAATTCCCTTATGAATATCAGATACATTTCTTATTCTGGATGTGTTACACAAGTCCTCTTATTTGTGTTATTTGTTGGATCTGACATTGCTCTCCTTACAGTCATGGCCTATGATCGGTATGTTGCCATTTGCAATCCATTACAATATACTATGGTGATGAACAAGGGAGCCTGCACCCAAATGGTGGGGGGTGTATGGATTGCTGGTCTTCTCAACGCGGTGTTACACACTGGGGGAACGTTTGCAAACACTTTCTGTTCTTATGTTGTTGAACAGTTCTTCTGTGAAACTCCACAGTTACTTAAGATTGCCTGCTCAGACTTACAGCACATCGAAATTGGGTTTGTTATGTTAAATATCATTATTGGGATTGGCTGCTTTATTTTCATCATAGTCTCTTATACACAGATCTTTACTGCTGTAATGAAAATCCCTTCCATTCAGGGAAGGAAAAAGGCCTTCTCAACTTGCTTACCCCACCTCATTGTCTTCTCCATGTTTTTTGTATCTCTGTGCTTTGCTTATCTTAGGCCCACCCCTAGCACAGCTTCAGATCTGGATTTGTTATTTACTATAATATATTCCATTTTGCCATCCATGCTGAATCCTTTAATCTACAGCATGAGAAACAAGGATATCAAGGTCAGCTTGTCAAGGCTTTTTACATCTGAGataattatttaa